The Myotis daubentonii chromosome 1, mMyoDau2.1, whole genome shotgun sequence genome includes the window CAGTGAAAGGTACAAAAATGTAGAATATACAAAATGAATGCAATTATGTCAAGTTCTTTAAAAGCAGGTTTTACAAAACCGACTTAGAAAACAGTTgggtagattaaaaaaataatctgttgAGAGTCTCTTTTGTGCAACGCATATGGCGAGGCCTAGAAACAAAGCTAAAATAAGAAATGGGGAAGGTGAACACCTCTACTTCAAGCCAAGGTCATGTTCACACATGCCAGCATATGGTGGCCTGGGGGCATTTTCTGAGATATTTTCTCCTCTCATAGATGACCTGGTAGTGCAGGTGTGTAGGGGTAAAGGTCGGCATTGAGTTCAGAAGCAATGCAGGTGTGGATAACCAGGCTGGCGTGAGAACACGCAGCCAGGACCCTCAGCGTCAATGGacagtgggggaagggggacctgggcagggggcaccAAGCCAAGGGAGTGAAATTTAGTCTCCAAAAGATTTCCATTGAACTTTGTGCGTATTTGAAAGAAGGCAAAACTAATGCCTTCTACCCAGGCTGGAAgcatgcgtgtgtgcatgcatggaCATGCAAATTCCTGGAGAGCATGCAGGAATCTAGGGAGAAAGGGAGTGAAGGGACTGCTCGAGTGAGGAGCAAGGGTAAGGTTCCATCTAGTGAGGGCCACAGGTGGCTGGGGAGGCGTGTTGCCAGCCCGAAGAGACACTGAGGTCAGAtgtggctgggggtgggaaggggctgaGCCAGGCTGTGGCAAGGCTTGTCCAGGCCTCCACGAGGTCACAGCAACCCACATCCCTGAAGGCTCATGAGAGGGGACCTCCATCTTACAATGCATCACCAGGGATACCCCACCCCAACTCCCTTCTGCATCCAAGTCCAAGTCCAGGGCCACACTGGACTGCCTGCTCCAGGAAGGAAGGGAGCCAGCTGAAATGAAGATGCTTTATTAACCAAAAAGGCATGGGAGTGATGGAATCAGGCTGAGAGGTGATTAAAGGAGGTGCTTTCCAGCTGGAAAAGGGGGCGGGAGGTTGTCCACAAACCAACTGGTAGCAgttatttgaaaagtaaaaacttCATGtactcatccccctgttgtccatgtccattggtttggtttgtgtgtatgcatacaagtcctttggttgatctcttccctttgtcccctccttcccccactttccctctggggattgatagtctgatcgctgtttctctgtctttggatctgtccctgttcatcagtctatgttgttctctgtgatccacgaatgagtgagatcatgtggtacttatctttctctgactggcttatttcacttagcataatgctctccagttccgtccatgctgttgcaaatggcaagagttccttcttttttaccgcagcatagtattccattgtgtagatgtaccacagttttgtgtttttttctgcatttctgtgaaatgtaccccccacctcccataggcatatccctggaggcatcGCCCTACAGAAAGCGGATCAGTGGCTGCCTGGGGCTAGGGCGGGAGGACAGGGCggggcactgggaaagggaggcgactgttaatgggtatgggtttaaagtcctacaattggctcctctctgagggggcgtggctaggCTCTGGGGGGCGTGGCTGGATCTAGGGCGGGACCAGCCAGCTTAAAACCCTGCGGAGGGGCGGAAGTTCACACTGTGGTGGCTGTTACACGTGGAGGCATGGAGGTGTGCGCTTGCCTCTGCGGCTTGGGCTCTTCGCCGGGATGTCAGTGTCTTCAGCAGtgccagcgcccagctgagaaGGCAGCGACCCACAGCAAGCTGGCCCCGGCCCCAGCAGAAAAGCACCTCGAGGTGAACAGGGCAGCGCGGTGCTGTGCGGGGAGTGGAGGAATCGCGAGCCCCAGGCCTCCCCCGcactgctcgctgcaggacctgccggaggagatgctggtggagatcttcgcctcgctccccggcaccgacctgcccagcctggcccaggcctgcaccagattccaccacatcctgcacatcgacagcatctggagacggcgctgccgggaggagttTGGCGTTCGTGAAACCTTGCAGGACCTGGAGATGATCGGTATGTCTTATCGAGAACTCTATACGAAGCTGTTCCACCCACacagacacattttgggtttGTGGCAGCTAGATCATGGCTATAGAACACTGCTGAATGTCGCGGTGGATGGCTTAGGCATTACTGGTTGGACGTGCAGGCCTTCCCTTAACCCCCAGGTGGACGGCCCAATGCAATCCGAGCCATTGTTCAGAATTCGCCTGACAGAGCGGAAATCAGGCACGGTGGAGTGCGTGGAAGGCCGCCACAGCAGGCCCCACAACCTCCACATGCAGATTCAGAAGGACAGGTTCAGCCTCAAGACAGACCACCGAAAGGACTCACCAACGCGGCCTTGGGACGCTTGGGGGCGGTGGCTGGTGCATGAGGACAGACAGCCATATGACTGCCGGACCTACCaccgcctctacctcccgccgaGCCACCCGGaagacctcatcaggccaggcctcttccaaggcaaATACGATGAATACGGCCTAACGActgccatgctcagcttccatgggaagGATGCCAGGGTCGCCGATATCACGGGAGACTCCATCAGGacgttagagatccacctcatgcgccgAATCCAGCTGCCAGATGGCGGGTTCTTCTGCAACTTCAACGAGCTCTCCCGCGTGGTCCAGGAGATCGACgagcaggtgatccgggagccgcagcaagaagacgggactgaggaaagcgaggaccatggctggcagagccctgcccagcccagcggccggggagtccagggctgcagctgcagaggagcagcctgtcccgtttgttctgcctgaGGGCGTGCGCTCAAGTGACCAGAGCTACCCCggaacctgcaggatgtgtttctatggcttGGACACTGTTACTGTTACCTTACCCGGCTTCGCCTACCCCAGGCGCCACCCTGGAatcttcatcctgttcgatgagaaccacttcgggttcatCTGTCTGGCGACGGAATACTTCATCCTGTAcagcagagtccagaacaccttccagaatgtggaggcaccatccccgcaggccttcctggagatgctcaagaacattcaGCCCAAGACCCCCTGGGAGGTAGAAATGAACCTTAGACCAGtattctccaccttcctaatgctgtgaccctttaatacagttccccatgttgtggtgacccccaatttcattgttacaaattgaacataattaaagcatagtgattaatcacacacaaaaaataaagacatcttaggtaataataaaattaacaacaaaaaaacaacaaaaaaccccacaaaaaaacaacaacaattcatGTAGTATATGCACCTCTGATGGATTAAGAGTCTTCATTCAATAGTCACACATGCACAGGGTGTGAAACCCGAGGCTGTGTTTTCAACTCAGCCAGAGTGGGAGGTGTCAGAGAGTGGGGTTCAGTTGTGGGGTGGCCTCAGGAGGGTATAATCATCTAACTTCTCTgtcactccttttttcttttaatgtgagGATTACAGTAACATCTTAGCTACATCCTAGAATTCTGTTTTGAGGCAAAAGAGGCAATTTCTTTAAGTGAAAGAAAGTTCTTTCTGAGCAAATATTGTATAATCATTAgctattaataaatgaatttaaaattcattGCTCTATGTGCTGCCTGATTCTTCTCATGATTTAAGGTATAACTGCTTGAAATGGAGAGTTGGATATTTAGCTTAATTTGATAACTATGTATTGAATGCTTCATTATAAGCAGCTGTCTGTATGACTTGATCAGTGTGGACAGCTAGGCTGAATAGCATAAACTTCCTACATGATTATGTCAATGGCTTTTGGGAGGTTTGGGGATATATTATTGACACATTTTCTTCAACTGTCCACTTCATTTTCTCCATGATTGCCTGTTGAGCTTcctggttttttttctttctttttttactatggaAAACACCTGTGTTATAAGGAATAATTGTTAACTGACTTTGTTTTTGTGTTATTTCCTATACCTAATTCATTCTTTGGAACTGTAATTAAACTCTATTAAATGGTTTAATGTGGGGTTTCATAGTTCAAGGTAAGACTAACTTTATTTGTGGGgggaatataattttattatttaatttatttcaggtCAGATTATTTTCAAATAGTTGAAAAAAGTTAGATAgattaaatcctatataataaaaggctaatatgcaaatagaccaaatggcagaacaaccaatcgaacaaccagtcactatgacgtgtggtgaccaccagggggcgtgcacagaacatggtgggtataggcagcaggtggcagagcgctgAACATGGTAAGCATCggccacggcgggatggtggagcaggtgagtgtaggcgccagaccaaggtggggtgccagtcactgtcatcggggtgagcctctggtggttactgaaaattctttgctctcatgcaccacggtcccacctggtgctcacacccGCCAGCACTGGAGCTACTGCTTGCACCTgccactggctctggccccgatCGCTtggcgccgtcagcaggtgcaagcagcagctgctggccctgatcacccctcagggcttctccacctctccctgctcctgaggggtgaccagggccggcagccacggctcacacccactgccagcgatGGCCCTGTTGGCAcccagtgctggccccaatcacttggcgccatcagtgggtgcgagctgtggctgccagccctgattgcccctcagggcttctccaccccacccctgctcctgaggggttaTAGAGTGGGCGGCACCATCAGCGCGTGGGAGCCGCGTTGTGGGAGCGAGGCTGCCTGCAGACAGGAGACCAGAGGCTAAGACCCAGCCCTGTGCCCATAGCAGCcttgaggcccacagttcctttcaaggtgcatgaatttgtgcactgggcccctagtatgtacataaatgccggaagccggtccatccttgctgcaggaaagaaacatctgcacagcatatgtttcaagggacctggcgtatatagcatactgttcttaatatgtttgctccccttagcactatgtgttttaaccaaggtcacctctgcgagaaaggttgtttccccaggtatgggatttttccctgaagttagggaggggataaaaccccttaactaagtgccaggcgggtcgttaatcaccttaactacgaacaatcacccttaagctacataatcttctttaatccctggaatggagataagaaacgccctaacctttggaatagaaattgacgggattaaaatcaactggtataaatagagATGTAACAAGACCATGAAAGacagacagaacttggctggagatcctggctaggctgctgatcaactgaacgctgtctccgtgtcattccttcttcgccgactccgtccactcctttggggacccctggacctgccggggttggaccccaacaattggcgcccgaacagggacccttcgGCAGGCAAGGGAGTACTCACTAAtgaagaggcagccgatatcctaatcaaacaactggcttttgaagaTGCTAATAATACCtatcaggctttattaaggccgattcgcaggACGGGAACTatgaatgattttataaaacaatgtGCTGCCCTCGGTCCTGTCACAGGCGCTGAAAGCAATTGGAAGAACATGGCGCTCACCAGCTTTTTACCTGCAGCTACTCAGCTCTCTCAGGACCAGCTTGAGGCTGAAGAAAAGGCAAGATCCCAGAGATCACGGCAGACCTCCCTGGTCTGCTCCCGAAGAGAACCTCCCCCATACGGGTACCGGCAAGGCTGGATACCTCGGTTAGTAGAGGATTTTGGAGATGGAGGTGCTTTCCCAGAGATCCACGTGGCCCAGTATCCACTGGATATGGGGCGAAAGAAAACAATGTCAAATGCCCTGGCCATTCAGGTGGATGCtgaaggaaaaattaaatatgatgCCATTGCTCGGCAAGGACAGTCAAAAGACAAGGTCATTTATAGCAAGTACACTGACCTGGTTCCCAAGGAGGTCATGAATGCAGATGACCCAGACCTGCAAAGACCGGATGAAGAAGCTATTAAAGAGATAACAGAAAAGACAAGGGTGGCCTTAGAAAAATCTGTATCACAGAAGGTTGCTGCGGCCATGCCAGCTCGAGCGGCTGATAAACTGGTTCCCGCTCAGTATATCCGATACACGCCATCTCAGCAAGGACTGGCTTTCAACTCTGGGGCAAAACAGAGGGTCATTCGTATGGTGGAAATGCAGAGAGATCCAATGGAGCCTCCAAGGTTCAAGATTAATTCGAGAATTCCCCGAGGACCACCTTCTCCTCCCGCACCTGTCATGCATTCTCCTAGCCGAAAGTTGACTGTGAAGGAGCAACAGGAGTGGAAGATTCCTCCGTGTATTTCGAACTGGAAAAATGCAAAGGGCTATACAGTTCCACTAGACAAACGTCTGGCTGCTGATGGAAGAGGACTGCAGACAGTTCACATCAATGAAAATTTTGCTAAGCTGGCCGAAGCCCTCTACATTGCTGATCGGAAGGCTCGTGAAGCCGTGGAAATGCGTGCCCAAGTAGAGAGAAAGATGGcgcagaaagaaaaagagaaacatgaagaGAGACTGAGAGGAATGGCCCAGAAAGCTAGGGAGAGAAGAGCTGGCATCAAAACCCATGTGGaaaaagaggagggggaggcacgTGAGAGGGATGAAATTCGGCACGACAGGCGGAAAGAGAGACAGCATGACCGCAATCTTTCCAGGGCAGCGCCCCATAAGAGGTCGAAAcagcagagaaatgaaaatcGAGATATCAGCGAGGTCATCGCTCTTGGGGTGCCCAATCCCCGGACTTCCAACGAAGTCCAATATGACCAaaggctgttcaaccaatccAAGGGCATGGACAGTGGTTTTGCAGGTGGAGAAGATGAAATTTACAATGTGTATGATCGAGCCTGGAGAGGTGGTAAAGACATGGCCCAGAATATTTACAGGCCCAGTAAAAATCTGGGTAAGGACATGTACGGTGATGATCTAGAAGCCAGCATGAAGACCAACAGATTCGTTCCCGATAAGGAGTTTTCTGATTCAGACCGTAGGCAAAGAGGTAGAGAAGGACCAGTTCAGTTTGAGGAAGATCCTTTTGGTTTGGACAAGTTCCTCAAAGAAGCCAAACAGCACTGTGGCTCCAAAAGACCCTCAGATAGCAGCCGCCCTAAGGAACATGAGCATGAAGGcaaaaagaggaggaaggaataGATACACCTCTTCACGGTGAATGGACTATTACCCATAACCCTAATGACGCAAGTCATATGGGCAAACACTTTGTACACGGGACAGATAAAAACCAAATCTGGGGAGAATGGAAAATTCTACTTTGAActatttagtgttttttttaaagagtgggtTGCGTTTGTGCTCCTCCCACCTTTTGGCATTTGTAGAACACACTGCCTCATCAATAAAATTAAGACCACTTCCTTTTATGTGACGTTAATACTTCGgggttttaatattttgtgtaaGAATGACTGCTTGCTGATGAGTCAAGTTCACCCAACCACAGTGAGTCGAAGGATGTTCACCTATTGGAACTGTCCTGCCAAATGATGTATGCCCCTAATGTGCTCTGCTTTAATTTGGGAGTGGGGAAAAGTAAGCGCTTGCTTGGTGCACCTAtttgtttcaaataaaaacacttagacaaaaaaataaaaataaaacagtgtgctgatgtaaaAAGACCCAGGGAAGCTTCTTGTCCCATCGTTCCAAAGACTTAGAGTTGCCCCGATGACAGAaaggcagaaaaaagaaaaaaggctatGCAAGGGACCaggtgccaacatggggtcagcgGAAGACATTAACAACTGAGgctcagctttgccccacatctttcctttttctttcttttttttattttttaatctgactacttgtttgctggttctttggcctttctccttctctcctgaacacagccttttctagaatctccctaccctactgttccaggaaagGCACCTCCCTTTTATGCCGTGACTAGGGGTGtttggtatatgccccatacgtggagttgtcttgtgccaagagcctgacatcctgggctgagaaaagccctgttccaggactctcctttgtcctgtattggcgcctcttacccttgtgccaagagggaccctcttcttacaatccaattgcccatagctgttgcctgagctctctgttcatgctgaggttgaagcctcatagtggctggtaccatggatctgtctctcgcccaatggcATGAGCCGGGCCCTACCTGGAGAAgtaacctgggttccccaagatatgtgatcaattccggggccccgccagcaggcgaggggatcccaaggcagttgctgggcgtggaggccacgggggcataggctaccaaggagacagaactgaacctcacatcaccctgcttggccctggaggatggctggttagtcaaagacaagtaagattcctcagggaaggaacgaactaagacaggcacagtcacaGAGGGGCCGGCAGGAGAGAACtcgggggtcaacagaggtggggcacagatcctcattcccccccccccccacaactctgcaggggcttgaacactcgccccttctgagggaggtctcctgccaccatggctgcttcccgcttcccatgcccagctcaggtggggacccagataacagaaagagacttggcccagctcagatcgggacccaggtaaagacagagactggctgacagcagctgccctctcactgcaacaggacttgtttcccatttctaccttggaccacagggaaaggggcagctgaaggaaagggctgtgtcaggatgctgccttcttccctttcttctccctcttttttctaaacacttccatgccttgtagttcttttgctttctcatctttttctctctactaccctccatattccatatcagctgacccagagggcacagcttactcgtCCTCAGACACCGACACCACCTGATGGAcactttgatgcagcccttcaactcgctGACCCTTCGGGAAGCCcgtcgccagtgacgccgcccaCTAGCCAgcccaacaaagacaatcaaaccaacaacttgaggccagctgaaatcccttgactgaagaggccagcagCCTTCTACAGGATCGGGGCTCCTCGTgagctccatccactatgtttatagctatgctcactgtcattgcttgccagtcttcttccgagtcCTAAACGGCCCAATCTGAGacgtggccactgatttgcatgcgctatcatttaaaaaataaaaaagggggaatttgccggaagccggtccatccttgctgcaggaaagaaacatctgcacagcatatgtttcaagggacctggcgtatatagcatactgttcttaatatgtttgctccccttagcactatgtgttttaaccaaggtcacctctgcgaggaaggttgtttccccaggtatgggatttttccctgaagttagggaggggataaaaccccttaactaagtgccaggcgggtcgttaatcaccttaactacgaacaatcacccttaagctacataatcttctttactccctggaatggagataagaaacgccctaacctttggaatagaaattgatgggattaaaatcaactggtataaatagagATGTAACAAGACCATGAAAGacagacagaacttggctggagatcctggctaggctgctgatcaactgaacgctgtctccgtgtcattccttcttcgccgactccgtccactcctttggggacccctggacctgctggggttggaccccaacacataAACTTAAGAAttctaaagagagaaaaatcctTCTCCAAACAACTATATGAATGAGTTGAAGGAAGAGAAAGCCCAAAGTtgtatttcaagaaaaagaaatatacttaaagtagagtaatttataatttaaagatCTGACCCTGTAGCTTGATTCTACATTATAATCTCATTACAATTAATCCAAAGAGCCATTTTCTCCCTTATCGGAAGTCCAATTGCAGGTATGATCTCTGCATAGTTTTAATAGTATAATCATGTACTGTCtcttattaattaaatttattgactAAATACCATTCTAACAAGAAATGGTAGGCTTATGTTAAGGTTGTGTGGCTCATTTTTATGTTCCCCCACCCAGTGTCTTTCCAGAGCTGAGTTCAAAGTCATTGCATAACGTCCAGATGCTTTTGTTGTACTGTAATTTGTTTCTATTGGGCCAGGTACTGTTATCCCTAACTTAGCTAAACAGTCCATTGTCAATTTGTACTTTTTGGTAAATTTAAACCTCTTATAAATTACCTTAGTTATCAGGCTTCCGTAACAATTTCCAGGGGGTTAGCACTTCTCTTATTTAATCTGTGTAAGATTAA containing:
- the LOC132218980 gene encoding SNW domain-containing protein 1-like — protein: MALTSFLPAATQLSQDQLEAEEKARSQRSRQTSLVCSRREPPPYGYRQGWIPRLVEDFGDGGAFPEIHVAQYPLDMGRKKTMSNALAIQVDAEGKIKYDAIARQGQSKDKVIYSKYTDLVPKEVMNADDPDLQRPDEEAIKEITEKTRVALEKSVSQKVAAAMPARAADKLVPAQYIRYTPSQQGLAFNSGAKQRVIRMVEMQRDPMEPPRFKINSRIPRGPPSPPAPVMHSPSRKLTVKEQQEWKIPPCISNWKNAKGYTVPLDKRLAADGRGLQTVHINENFAKLAEALYIADRKAREAVEMRAQVERKMAQKEKEKHEERLRGMAQKARERRAGIKTHVEKEEGEARERDEIRHDRRKERQHDRNLSRAAPHKRSKQQRNENRDISEVIALGVPNPRTSNEVQYDQRLFNQSKGMDSGFAGGEDEIYNVYDRAWRGGKDMAQNIYRPSKNLGKDMYGDDLEASMKTNRFVPDKEFSDSDRRQRGREGPVQFEEDPFGLDKFLKEAKQHCGSKRPSDSSRPKEHEHEGKKRRKE
- the LOC132240805 gene encoding LOW QUALITY PROTEIN: F-box only protein 31-like (The sequence of the model RefSeq protein was modified relative to this genomic sequence to represent the inferred CDS: deleted 1 base in 1 codon), with translation MEVCACLCGLGSSPGCQCLQQCQRPAEKAATHSKLAPAPAEKHLEVNRAARCCAGSGGIASPRPPPHCSLQDLPEEMLVEIFASLPGTDLPSLAQACTRFHHILHIDSIWRRRCREEFGVRETLQDLEMIGMSYRELYTKLFHPHRHILGLWQLDHGYRTLLNVAVDGLGITGWTCRPSLNPQVDGPMQSEPLFRIRLTERKSGTVECVEGRHSRPHNLHMQIQKDRFSLKTDHRKDSPTRPWDAWGRWLVHEDRQPYDCRTYHRLYLPPSHPEDLIRPGLFQGKYDEYGLTTAMLSFHGKDARVADITGDSIRTLEIHLMRRIQLPDGGFFCNFNELSRVVQEIDEQVIREPQQEDGTEESEDHGWQSPAQPSAGESRAAAAEEQPVPFVLPEGVRSSDQSYPGTCRMCFYGLDTVTVTLPGFAYPRRHPGIFILFDENHFGFICLATEYFILYSRVQNTFQNVEAPSPQAFLEMLKNIQPKTPWEVEMNLRPVFSTFLML